ACAGCGCAATGCCATCCGCGAGGATCTGGACAACTACCTCAATGAGATGGGCGACGTCACCGCCAACAACATTCAGACCTGGCTGACAGGTCGCATCCTGTTGATCGAGGGCCTCGCGCAGAACATTGCCATCAACCCCGAACAATCCAACGTCGCCAACCTGCTTGAACAGAAGGCTCTGGAGTCGACCTTCATGGCCAGGTACCTGGGCGATGCCAGCGGCACTTTCATCAACCGCCCGGACTCCAAGATGCCGGACGGCTACGACCCCAGAGTTCGCCCTTGGTACAAAGGCGCGGTGAACAGCAATGGCTCGACGCTGACCGAACCTTATATAGATGCGGCGACCGGTCAGACCATCATTTCCATCGCCACCGCCTCGAAGAAAGCCGGGCAAAGCGTGGGGGTGGTAGGCGGTGACTTGAGTCTGCAAACCCTGATCGACACCTTGACCGCGCGTGACTTCGGCGGCATGGGCTATGCCTTCCTGGTCAGCGCCGACGGCAAGATCCTGGTCCATCCGGATAAATCCATGGTGATGAAGTCCCTCAACGAGGCTTACCCGAAGAACACCCCACGCATCAGCGGCGGCATCAGTGAAGTCGAGGTCGACGGCAAAACCCGCATCGTCACGTTCACCCCGATCAAAGGCTTGCCGTCGGTGAACTGGTACATCGGCCTGTCGGTGGATAAAGACAAAGCCTTCTCGATGCTCAGCGAATTCCGCACCTCGGCGGTCGTCGCAACCGTGATTGCCGTGGCGATCATCATCGCCCTGCTGGGAATGCTGATCCGCATCCTGATCCAGCCGCTGCACGTCATGACCCGCGCCATGGAAGACATCGCCGACGGAGAAGGCGATCTGACCAAGCGCCTGACCATCCTGAATCAGGACGAATTTGGCATCCTCGGCACGGCGTTCAACCGTTTCGTGGAACGGGTTCATACGTCGATCCGCGAAGTGTCCTCGGCCACCGGTCAAGTCAACGAAGTAGCCCTGCGTGTGGTGGCCGCCTCGAACTCGTCGATGTTCAATTCCGACCAGCAAGCCTCGCGCACCAGCAGCGTTGCCGCGGCAATCAATCAGCTCGGCGCCGCGGCCCAGGAAATCGCCCGCAACGCCGCGCAAGCGTCGAATCAAGCCAGCGACGCGCGCAGCCTGGCCGAAGACGGCCAGCAAGTGGTGGATCGCAGCATTGCCGCGATGAATCAGCTGTCGAGCATGCTCAGCGCCTCAAGCACCAACATCGAATCGCTGAACAGCAAAACCGTGAACATTGGGCAGATTCTCGAAGTGATCACCAGCATCTCCCAGCAAACCAACCTGCTGGCGCTGAACGCGGCCATTGAAGCGGCGCGGGCCGGTGAAGCCGGGCGCGGTTTTGCCGTGGTGGCCGACGAGGTGCGCAACCTGGCGCACCGCACACAAGAGTCGGCGCAACAGGTGCAAACCATGATCGAGGAGCTGCAAATCGGCGCCCGCGAATCCGTCAGCACGATGAGCGACAGCCAGCGCCACAGCCAGGACAGCGTGGAAATCGCCAACCTGGCCGGTGAACGCTTGAACAGCGTGACGTTGCGCATCGGCGAAATCGACGGCATGAACCAATCCGTGGCTACAGCGACCGAGGAACAGACGGCGGTGGTTGAGTCGATCAACGTGGATATCACCGAGATCAACACGTTGAACCAGGAAGGCGTGGAGAATTTGCAGTCGACATTGCGAGCGTGCTCGGACCTTGAACAACAGGCTTCGCGATTGAAGCAGTTGGTGGGTAGTTTCCGTATCTAAGTCGCTCTCACCGGCCTCTTCGCGGGCAAGCCCGCTCCCACAGTGATCTCTGTCGTACACAAAATTTGTGTTCATCGAAGATCATTGTGGGAGCGGAGCTTGCCCGCGATGGCGATCTGTAAAGCCCCGCAAAACCCCGCTGACACCCCTCGCCGCAAAACCCCAACCGAACATCTATCCTTCATATAGGTCAACCAAAGGGAGAACGACGGTCCCGGAGGAATGTTCATCGTGCATATCGCTGACATAACCATGTTCTACGCCCCAGCCAGCGGTGGCGTGCGCACTTATCTGGATGCCAAACACCGCCGCTTGGGCAACAAGCCAGGTATTCGTCACAGCTTGCTGATCCCTGGGGCACATTTAAGTGAACAGGATGGCATTTACACGGTTCCGGCCCCGGCCCTGCCCTTTGGCAAGGGTTATCGCTTCCCCCTCCGTCTCGCGCCGTGGCGCAATGTTCTGCAGGATTTACAGCCCGATCTGATTGAAGTCGGCGACCCCTACCTGACCGCTTGGGCTGCATTGGACGCCAAGCGGCAACTCGATGTGCCGGTGATCGGCTTTTATCATTCGGACCTGCCGCTGCTGGTCAGCAATCGCATGGGCAATTGGGTTACTCCCAAT
The Pseudomonas lini DNA segment above includes these coding regions:
- a CDS encoding methyl-accepting chemotaxis protein, which gives rise to MNKNLRFSHKILLAAALIVIAAFASFTLYNDYLQRNAIREDLDNYLNEMGDVTANNIQTWLTGRILLIEGLAQNIAINPEQSNVANLLEQKALESTFMARYLGDASGTFINRPDSKMPDGYDPRVRPWYKGAVNSNGSTLTEPYIDAATGQTIISIATASKKAGQSVGVVGGDLSLQTLIDTLTARDFGGMGYAFLVSADGKILVHPDKSMVMKSLNEAYPKNTPRISGGISEVEVDGKTRIVTFTPIKGLPSVNWYIGLSVDKDKAFSMLSEFRTSAVVATVIAVAIIIALLGMLIRILIQPLHVMTRAMEDIADGEGDLTKRLTILNQDEFGILGTAFNRFVERVHTSIREVSSATGQVNEVALRVVAASNSSMFNSDQQASRTSSVAAAINQLGAAAQEIARNAAQASNQASDARSLAEDGQQVVDRSIAAMNQLSSMLSASSTNIESLNSKTVNIGQILEVITSISQQTNLLALNAAIEAARAGEAGRGFAVVADEVRNLAHRTQESAQQVQTMIEELQIGARESVSTMSDSQRHSQDSVEIANLAGERLNSVTLRIGEIDGMNQSVATATEEQTAVVESINVDITEINTLNQEGVENLQSTLRACSDLEQQASRLKQLVGSFRI